The following coding sequences lie in one Microbacterium sp. XT11 genomic window:
- a CDS encoding ABC transporter ATP-binding protein, whose amino-acid sequence MTDPTAAPPVLALRGLRKQFGRKIAVDDLSLDVPSGTMLGLLGPNGAGKTTTLSMTTGLLRPDAGTAWVLGVDVWQNPAEAKARMGVLPDGIRMLDRLTGAELLRYSGLLRGMPEADVVSRAGELLDALGLADAGSTLVVDYSAGMRKKIGLACALIHAPRLLILDEPLEAVDPVSGETIRQILRAFVNGGGTVVLSSHVMELVESMCDRVAIVAEGRLLANGSLDEVRAGMSLQQRFLSLVGAHELGAETLAWLRSS is encoded by the coding sequence ATGACCGACCCCACAGCGGCCCCTCCCGTGCTCGCCCTCCGCGGCCTGCGCAAGCAGTTCGGACGGAAGATCGCCGTCGACGATCTCTCGCTCGACGTCCCGTCCGGCACCATGCTCGGGCTCCTCGGCCCGAACGGAGCGGGCAAGACGACGACGCTCTCGATGACGACCGGGCTGCTGCGCCCCGACGCGGGAACCGCGTGGGTGCTCGGTGTCGACGTCTGGCAGAACCCCGCGGAGGCCAAGGCCAGGATGGGCGTGCTGCCAGACGGCATCCGCATGCTCGACCGCCTCACGGGCGCCGAGCTGCTGCGCTACAGCGGACTCCTGCGCGGCATGCCCGAGGCCGACGTCGTCTCTCGCGCGGGCGAGCTGCTCGACGCCCTCGGCCTCGCGGATGCGGGGAGCACGCTCGTCGTGGATTACTCCGCCGGAATGCGCAAGAAGATCGGTTTGGCGTGCGCGCTCATCCACGCGCCGCGGCTGCTCATCCTCGACGAGCCGCTCGAGGCCGTCGATCCCGTGTCGGGCGAGACGATCCGCCAGATCCTGCGCGCCTTCGTCAACGGCGGCGGGACGGTCGTGCTGTCCAGCCACGTGATGGAGCTCGTGGAGTCGATGTGCGACCGGGTGGCGATCGTCGCCGAAGGCCGGTTGCTGGCGAACGGCAGCCTCGACGAGGTGCGCGCGGGGATGTCGCTGCAGCAGCGCTTCCTGTCGCTGGTCGGCGCCCACGAGCTCGGAGCGGAGACGCTGGCATGGTTGCGCTCCTCGTAG
- a CDS encoding potassium channel family protein, whose amino-acid sequence MVEVLRGDAPVLVIGLGRFGAACAGELDRLDREVLAIDENLELVQKWSDRVTHTVQADAKNIEALQQIGAQDFQVAVVAVGSSIEASVLITANLVDLKVPQIWAKAVSQSHGKILARVGANHVIYPEREAGERVAHLVSGRMLDFIRFDDDFVLAKMYPPKFIRGIGLNESGVRSKYKVTVVGVKSPGKPFRYAEATTVVTNHDLIIVSGTNSDIERFAALDR is encoded by the coding sequence TTGGTTGAAGTCCTCCGGGGCGACGCTCCCGTTCTCGTCATCGGTCTCGGCCGGTTCGGCGCCGCGTGCGCCGGTGAGCTCGACCGTCTCGACCGCGAGGTGCTCGCCATCGACGAGAACCTCGAGCTCGTGCAGAAGTGGTCGGACCGGGTCACCCACACCGTGCAGGCCGACGCCAAGAACATCGAGGCGCTGCAGCAGATCGGCGCGCAGGACTTCCAGGTCGCCGTCGTCGCCGTCGGCTCGTCGATCGAGGCGTCGGTGCTGATCACGGCCAACCTGGTCGACCTCAAGGTTCCGCAGATCTGGGCCAAGGCCGTGTCGCAGTCGCACGGCAAGATCCTCGCCAGGGTCGGCGCGAACCACGTCATCTACCCCGAGCGCGAGGCCGGCGAGCGCGTCGCCCACCTCGTCTCGGGACGGATGCTCGACTTCATCCGCTTCGACGACGACTTCGTGCTGGCGAAGATGTACCCGCCGAAGTTCATCCGCGGCATCGGCCTGAACGAGTCCGGCGTGCGCTCGAAGTACAAGGTGACCGTGGTCGGCGTGAAGAGCCCCGGCAAGCCGTTCCGCTACGCCGAGGCGACCACCGTGGTCACGAACCACGACCTGATCATCGTGTCGGGCACCAACAGCGACATCGAGCGGTTCGCCGCGCTCGACCGCTGA